In one window of Photorhabdus laumondii subsp. laumondii DNA:
- the pfkA gene encoding 6-phosphofructokinase, translated as MSNEIKRIGVLTSGGDAPGMNAAIRGVVRAGLTEGLEVFGIYDGYLGLYENRMKKLDRFSVSDMINRGGTFLGSARFPEFRDEKVRTVAIENMRKNGLDALVVIGGDGSYLGAKKLTEAGFPCIGLPGTIDNDVAGTDYTIGYFTALETVVEAIDRLRDTSTSHKRISIVEVMGRYCGDLTLSAAIAGGCEFIVLPEVSFSCDELVAEIKAGIDKGKRHAIVAITEHVCDVYELAKHIEKETHHETRATVLGHVQRGGSPVAYDRILASRMGAYSIQLLLEGYGGRCVGIQNEKLVHHDIIDAVQNMKRVFKQDWLETAKKLY; from the coding sequence ATGAGCAATGAGATCAAAAGAATCGGTGTCTTAACGAGTGGCGGTGATGCGCCGGGTATGAATGCAGCTATTCGTGGTGTGGTTCGTGCGGGATTAACCGAAGGGTTGGAAGTTTTCGGTATTTATGATGGCTATCTTGGCTTGTATGAAAACCGTATGAAGAAACTTGACCGTTTTAGTGTATCCGACATGATTAACCGTGGTGGTACTTTTCTAGGTTCAGCCCGTTTCCCTGAGTTCAGGGATGAGAAGGTTCGTACTGTCGCTATTGAGAACATGAGAAAAAATGGTCTTGATGCTCTGGTCGTTATCGGCGGTGACGGTTCCTATCTTGGCGCGAAAAAACTGACAGAAGCGGGTTTCCCCTGCATTGGCCTGCCGGGCACTATTGATAATGATGTGGCGGGTACCGACTATACCATCGGCTATTTCACTGCGCTGGAAACTGTGGTTGAAGCGATTGACCGTCTGCGTGATACCTCGACTTCCCACAAACGTATTTCCATTGTTGAAGTAATGGGACGTTATTGTGGTGATCTCACTTTGTCAGCCGCTATTGCAGGCGGTTGTGAGTTTATTGTTTTACCGGAAGTCTCATTTAGTTGTGATGAGCTCGTAGCTGAAATTAAAGCGGGTATCGATAAAGGCAAACGCCACGCCATCGTTGCAATTACCGAACATGTTTGTGATGTTTATGAACTTGCGAAACATATCGAAAAAGAGACGCATCATGAAACCCGTGCCACAGTCTTAGGCCATGTTCAGCGTGGTGGTTCCCCAGTTGCCTATGATCGTATTCTGGCTTCCCGTATGGGGGCATATTCCATTCAATTACTGTTGGAAGGTTATGGTGGTCGTTGTGTTGGTATTCAGAACGAGAAACTTGTTCATCATGACATCATTGATGCAGTGCAAAATATGAAACGTGTGTTTAAACAGGATTGGTTGGAAACCGCGAAAAAGTTGTATTGA